The candidate division TA06 bacterium genome includes a region encoding these proteins:
- a CDS encoding S9 family peptidase: MTHNTRFVARLSPIVSFSLVFLCISGCVRPRPHVRTFPTIDRQTITPPVARISPKADTLHGDIRIDDYFWLRERSSPEVIEYLEDENKYTEAMMKHTEKFQQQLYKELLGRIKETDLSVPYKLDNYYYYSRTEEGKQYPIYCRKKGTLDADEEILLDQNELATGHEYLELGVYNVSPDHKFLAYSVDTVGSERYTFYIKDLEKNALFEEEIPNTGYTLAWANDNRTIFYTVEDEASRPYRLYRHTLGTDPDKDFLVYEEMDDAMFLYVSRTKSEKYILMELGSHTTTEVRTLSANEPTKDFRIIHPRQNEMEYYVRHLGDRFFILTNDQAKNFRLMEAPITDPSRKNWSEIIPHRDSVKIDGIDVFKDHLVVFERENGLKKIRIINVSSGETHYVDFPEPVYTFWRGKNPEFESTMLRFTYTSLVTPRSIFDYDMETRSRELKKQYEVLGGYDASLYESQRIFAEVEDRTMIPISLVYKKGILKDGRNPLLLTGYGSYGSSSEPYFSSNRLSLLNRGFIYAIAHVRGGGEMGRYWYEEGKLLNKMNTFTDFIACAEHLIAEEYTSKDGLVISGGSAGGLLIGAVTNMRPDLFKGVVGDVPFVDLLNTMLDPSLPLTVLEYEEWGNPNDEMYYDYMKSYSPYDNVEVKDYPNTLVTAGLNDTRVSYWEAAKWVARLRALKTDSNILLLKTKIGAGHGGWSGRYDYLRDIAFEYAFILDLFDIRK; this comes from the coding sequence ATGACGCATAATACACGATTTGTCGCTCGGCTGTCACCTATCGTTTCGTTCAGTCTTGTTTTTCTGTGTATTTCGGGTTGTGTCCGTCCTCGCCCCCATGTGAGAACCTTCCCAACAATAGACAGGCAAACCATAACTCCTCCTGTCGCAAGAATAAGCCCCAAGGCAGATACCCTACACGGAGACATTCGCATCGATGACTATTTCTGGTTGAGAGAAAGATCCAGCCCAGAAGTGATCGAATATCTTGAGGATGAGAACAAGTACACTGAAGCCATGATGAAGCATACCGAGAAGTTTCAACAACAACTGTACAAAGAACTCCTGGGCAGAATCAAGGAAACAGACCTTTCTGTGCCTTACAAATTGGATAATTACTACTACTATTCGCGCACTGAAGAGGGCAAACAGTACCCAATCTATTGTCGAAAAAAGGGAACTCTTGATGCTGACGAAGAAATACTGCTTGACCAAAACGAACTTGCAACCGGGCACGAGTACCTGGAGCTTGGTGTGTACAACGTGAGTCCTGATCACAAATTCCTCGCGTATTCGGTCGATACAGTGGGTTCAGAGAGATACACGTTCTACATAAAGGATTTGGAGAAGAACGCGCTCTTCGAGGAAGAGATTCCGAACACCGGATACACTCTTGCGTGGGCAAATGACAACCGGACCATCTTCTATACTGTTGAGGATGAAGCAAGTCGTCCCTATAGGCTCTACAGACATACACTGGGCACCGACCCTGACAAAGACTTCCTCGTCTACGAGGAGATGGATGATGCTATGTTCCTATACGTATCGAGAACGAAAAGTGAGAAGTACATATTGATGGAACTGGGAAGCCATACCACCACAGAAGTCCGCACCTTGAGTGCCAACGAGCCTACAAAGGACTTCAGGATCATCCATCCACGTCAAAATGAGATGGAATACTACGTTAGACACCTTGGGGACAGATTCTTCATCCTCACAAATGACCAGGCCAAGAACTTCAGGTTGATGGAGGCTCCAATAACAGATCCATCCAGGAAGAACTGGAGCGAAATCATACCGCACCGCGATTCAGTCAAAATAGATGGTATTGATGTTTTCAAGGATCATCTGGTGGTCTTTGAGAGGGAAAATGGACTGAAGAAGATCCGCATAATCAACGTCTCCAGCGGTGAGACCCACTATGTTGATTTTCCGGAACCTGTTTATACTTTCTGGCGCGGGAAGAACCCGGAGTTCGAGTCCACCATGCTCCGTTTCACTTATACATCATTGGTCACACCAAGGTCGATTTTTGACTATGACATGGAAACCCGAAGCCGTGAACTGAAGAAACAGTATGAGGTCCTTGGCGGTTACGACGCGTCCCTTTATGAATCACAAAGAATATTCGCCGAGGTTGAAGACAGAACTATGATCCCAATATCATTGGTCTACAAGAAGGGAATATTGAAAGACGGACGCAATCCGCTCCTTCTAACTGGCTATGGTTCTTATGGGTCGAGCTCTGAGCCTTATTTCTCCTCGAATCGGTTGAGCCTTCTGAACCGAGGTTTCATATATGCAATTGCCCACGTGAGGGGTGGTGGTGAAATGGGAAGATACTGGTATGAAGAAGGCAAGCTGCTGAACAAGATGAATACCTTCACTGACTTCATTGCCTGCGCCGAGCATCTAATAGCCGAGGAGTATACATCGAAAGACGGGTTGGTCATTTCTGGTGGTAGTGCCGGTGGATTGCTTATTGGCGCCGTGACAAACATGCGGCCGGACCTGTTTAAGGGTGTTGTCGGTGATGTTCCTTTTGTGGATCTTCTCAATACTATGCTCGATCCGTCGCTACCACTCACCGTTCTTGAATATGAGGAGTGGGGTAACCCCAATGATGAAATGTACTATGATTACATGAAGTCCTATTCTCCGTATGACAATGTCGAAGTAAAGGACTATCCCAACACGCTGGTTACCGCTGGCCTGAATGACACGCGAGTTTCCTACTGGGAGGCAGCCAAGTGGGTCGCCAGGTTGAGGGCCTTGAAAACTGACAGCAACATCCTTCTCCTCAAGACAAAGATCGGTGCTGGACACGGCGGGTGGTCCGGCCGGTATGACTACCTGAGAGACATTGCCTTTGAGTACGCCTTCATTCTGGATCTTTTTGATATTAGGAAATGA
- a CDS encoding T9SS type A sorting domain-containing protein, with protein sequence MKRLLFVLVALLGSASFMCGSAFGWGSITGDVYDETTWEPLAGKYVHAYDEPGGTVIEWAVTDSLGNYTLYELEQGLYYVWVYGGENCASEWWEDTPDPEQADPIEVHDGETVYHIDFGLTCEADYGCITGRVTDEGTGQPINDAFVRVYTDPFGDPVADAFTNVYGHYEICELEQGIYFVHAHAQGCEGEWWDNQCCPGDADTVEVRAGQTTDHIDFALECEHPTGCITGRVVDQETEEPIHEAYVAIYSSPRGAPVAHTYTNEHGVYEICGLEPGIYYAFAHAYECEGEWYNNRRRPENADPIEVHGNQITDGINFSLLCEHPGTGCIVGRVTDEETGGPINDAFVRVYTDPFGDPVADAFTGIEGYYEICELEQGVYFVSAHAHGCDLEWYENKCCPREADSVEVRAGQTTDHIDFTLDCGEHTGCIVGRVTNEETGEPINDALVRIYTNPFGDPVAQGFTGWDGYYEICELEQGIYFVHAHARECDGEWYDNKSRPGQADSVEVRAGQTTDHIDFTLDCGPQNLCIWGRVVDEETGYGINDALVMAMMLDTSYAKYTFTNQYGHYEICELIPGEYVIFAHAGGYIGEFYDNVYRWEEATPVSPPEDGIDFSLGHRYHDNKMIKGKVYCGVDPAPGALVYAYSENATLGQEPVSSATTQEDGSYAIPGLSNGTYIITASRVNDPTTSYPVPVTIKNGDVNGIDIHLGATRVEESVVTRTSLRGMFLSATPNPFRDGIRLSYTIPAASMVKLQIFDLSGRLVATLVDETLGQGVYSAEWTPERLSSGLYISRLSCGEASLAQKIVFAR encoded by the coding sequence ATGAAAAGGTTGCTGTTCGTACTGGTTGCATTATTGGGCTCAGCCTCATTTATGTGCGGCTCAGCATTTGGCTGGGGCAGCATCACTGGGGATGTTTATGATGAGACGACATGGGAGCCTCTCGCGGGTAAGTACGTACACGCGTACGATGAACCGGGCGGTACAGTAATCGAGTGGGCAGTAACGGACTCCCTCGGTAACTATACCCTCTACGAACTTGAACAGGGCCTGTACTACGTCTGGGTCTACGGTGGTGAGAATTGCGCTTCTGAATGGTGGGAGGATACGCCCGATCCTGAACAGGCAGACCCTATTGAAGTACATGACGGCGAAACCGTTTACCATATTGACTTTGGGCTGACGTGCGAGGCTGATTATGGTTGCATAACCGGGAGGGTTACGGACGAAGGGACTGGTCAGCCGATCAACGACGCATTTGTGAGGGTCTACACAGATCCGTTCGGCGACCCTGTTGCCGATGCTTTCACTAATGTGTACGGTCACTATGAGATCTGCGAACTCGAGCAAGGCATATACTTCGTGCATGCTCACGCACAGGGTTGTGAGGGAGAATGGTGGGATAACCAGTGTTGCCCCGGAGATGCTGATACTGTTGAGGTCCGAGCGGGACAAACCACGGACCATATTGATTTTGCTCTTGAATGCGAGCACCCTACAGGCTGTATAACGGGACGCGTGGTAGATCAGGAGACTGAAGAGCCAATCCATGAGGCTTACGTGGCGATATACTCTAGTCCTCGCGGTGCGCCAGTGGCACATACTTATACGAACGAGCACGGTGTATATGAGATATGTGGCCTTGAGCCAGGAATATACTATGCCTTTGCCCATGCATACGAATGCGAGGGAGAATGGTACAACAATAGGAGGCGCCCGGAGAATGCTGATCCCATTGAAGTCCATGGAAACCAGATCACAGACGGCATAAACTTCAGTCTACTCTGTGAGCATCCTGGCACAGGCTGCATAGTCGGACGGGTGACTGACGAGGAGACGGGTGGGCCTATTAACGACGCATTTGTGAGGGTCTACACAGATCCGTTCGGCGACCCTGTTGCCGATGCCTTCACTGGGATAGAGGGTTACTATGAGATCTGCGAACTTGAGCAAGGCGTATATTTTGTTTCCGCGCATGCACACGGATGTGATCTAGAGTGGTACGAAAACAAGTGCTGTCCCAGAGAGGCGGATAGTGTTGAGGTCCGAGCCGGTCAGACCACGGACCACATCGACTTCACTCTGGATTGTGGTGAACACACGGGTTGCATAGTAGGAAGGGTCACGAACGAAGAGACTGGCGAGCCTATCAATGACGCGCTCGTCAGGATCTACACAAATCCTTTCGGAGATCCTGTTGCCCAGGGTTTCACCGGCTGGGATGGCTACTATGAGATTTGCGAGCTCGAGCAGGGGATATATTTCGTTCACGCTCACGCGCGGGAATGTGATGGAGAATGGTACGACAACAAATCCCGCCCCGGACAAGCGGATAGTGTTGAGGTCCGAGCGGGGCAAACCACGGACCACATCGACTTCACTCTGGACTGTGGGCCACAAAACCTCTGCATCTGGGGTAGGGTCGTTGATGAGGAGACTGGATACGGAATCAATGACGCGCTCGTCATGGCCATGATGCTTGACACTTCCTACGCCAAATACACATTCACCAACCAGTATGGTCATTACGAAATATGTGAACTGATTCCAGGGGAGTATGTTATCTTCGCGCACGCTGGAGGATACATAGGAGAGTTTTACGACAATGTCTACAGGTGGGAGGAAGCCACACCAGTAAGTCCTCCTGAAGACGGCATCGACTTCAGTCTTGGACACAGATATCACGACAACAAGATGATAAAGGGAAAAGTCTACTGCGGCGTAGATCCAGCTCCAGGAGCCTTGGTTTATGCGTATTCCGAGAACGCAACTCTTGGGCAGGAGCCTGTTAGCTCAGCCACGACACAGGAAGACGGAAGCTATGCCATTCCAGGTCTTTCCAACGGAACTTACATAATCACAGCGAGTCGCGTTAACGATCCAACTACCAGTTACCCTGTACCAGTCACGATCAAAAACGGCGATGTGAACGGCATCGACATACACCTTGGAGCTACAAGAGTTGAGGAAAGCGTAGTTACGCGTACAAGCCTCCGCGGAATGTTTCTCAGTGCCACACCCAACCCGTTTAGGGACGGAATACGCTTATCGTACACCATTCCTGCTGCATCAATGGTTAAGCTTCAGATATTCGACCTTAGCGGAAGATTAGTGGCGACTCTTGTGGACGAAACGCTGGGACAAGGAGTGTACAGTGCTGAATGGACTCCTGAGAGGCTCTCCTCGGGGTTGTATATCTCCAGACTCTCGTGTGGTGAGGCCAGTCTAGCACAGAAAATCGTCTTTGCGAGATAA
- a CDS encoding ChbG/HpnK family deacetylase, translating into MSKKLFVLIAISLSLASCTAPFKMARPSPESKAVLEPIGAETALILTADDFGRNRATNLGIIRGIEQGMVTSVALMPVGSAVEEAYDYISEHPDLDVGIHLVLARDNMEPKWKPILPPKEIPTLVESDSAFSTSIWWVFWQAEGSDIEKELEAQIQAVLSRGIDPTSLSFHKGFFQMHDPKTFSIVIKLAKKYNLPVRRQTILHDRAIRKAGILTTDKIVYDFGTYSNRRKKKKFLSSMDWLPRGITEFILHLAVEGEDEKDVKGRVAELKIITDPAIQDYVRKKQIKLIGFKPLRDHQRTLSTQDEGNHGNSKP; encoded by the coding sequence ATGTCGAAGAAACTATTTGTACTTATAGCCATTTCGCTGAGCCTTGCGTCTTGTACTGCGCCGTTCAAGATGGCCAGGCCTTCCCCTGAATCAAAGGCTGTGCTGGAGCCAATTGGCGCTGAGACAGCCCTCATCCTGACAGCAGATGATTTCGGCAGGAACCGTGCGACGAACCTGGGGATCATAAGGGGGATTGAGCAAGGGATGGTCACTTCAGTAGCGCTGATGCCTGTGGGCTCGGCTGTTGAAGAAGCTTATGATTATATATCCGAGCACCCTGATCTCGATGTTGGCATTCATCTTGTCCTTGCCCGGGACAACATGGAGCCCAAGTGGAAACCAATTCTGCCCCCAAAAGAGATTCCAACGCTCGTCGAATCTGACAGTGCGTTCTCCACCTCTATATGGTGGGTCTTCTGGCAGGCTGAAGGGAGCGACATCGAAAAAGAACTGGAGGCTCAAATTCAAGCTGTACTTTCACGAGGCATCGACCCGACCAGCCTGAGCTTCCATAAGGGCTTCTTTCAAATGCATGATCCAAAGACATTCAGCATTGTGATCAAGCTGGCCAAGAAATACAACCTTCCGGTGAGAAGGCAGACTATCCTACACGATCGAGCTATAAGAAAAGCTGGCATACTAACCACGGACAAGATCGTATATGACTTTGGAACCTACAGCAACAGAAGAAAGAAGAAGAAATTCCTGAGCAGTATGGACTGGCTTCCGAGAGGCATAACAGAATTCATTCTACACCTGGCAGTTGAAGGTGAGGATGAGAAGGATGTGAAAGGTCGCGTGGCTGAACTTAAGATCATAACTGATCCGGCCATTCAAGATTACGTCAGGAAAAAGCAGATCAAGCTCATTGGATTCAAGCCACTTCGTGACCATCAGAGGACCCTCAGCACGCAGGACGAGGGTAACCACGGCAACAGCAAACCCTGA
- a CDS encoding T9SS type A sorting domain-containing protein gives MKKVPGELDTGESRWPEPLVLLVGSALVFLLVACQLAIAATFTVTNTNSMGPGSLEDAIIRADTMPGHDIIRFNIPGVGPHIIRPLSPLSPLVDPSGVTINGFTQSGASPGSNPPSSAILKIELDGRNLGPGHGLPVPGFFILSSNNVIQGIVIDSFENDGIRIQAVQDTASFNYIFCNFIGTDRTGSVARGNGYDQEMPSAGINILVRPGSGEMYATKNIIDANLISGNHCDGIRISGFPPGDIFSNRILNNYIGTDISGNTDLGNKYSGVYIGEGAHNNVVRGNLISGNEFEGVCIVGNASLGVLSRQNVIEENIIGLSAAFAPLPNGRDGVSIGVEGATGEIGWAIANEIGPNNVIAYNGRNGVLVWEHPNSPSNADQNRISENSIYDNVGLGIDLGDNGVTFNDLKDPDSGPNEELNFPEITSITYDAGLATITGTVDIDVAPSRAVIEVFRASPDPANHGEGDLFLDSAEPDTGGNWTVVVAGLSSSDFVTTTVTDLKLNTSEFSRVEAVVGVEEQGSRLNVERSTFELLQNEPNPFHSRTVISYSLPVAGGVTLRVYDIAGRLVDTIVDGEQKAGVHRVEWSPKQASSAIYFYRLEARNHFEMKKMILLR, from the coding sequence ATGAAAAAGGTCCCTGGTGAGTTAGATACGGGGGAATCCAGGTGGCCGGAGCCGCTGGTGCTGCTTGTGGGATCCGCGCTGGTGTTTCTGCTGGTCGCCTGTCAGCTTGCTATCGCAGCCACTTTCACAGTGACAAACACTAACAGCATGGGTCCAGGGAGCCTGGAAGATGCCATTATTCGTGCAGATACTATGCCTGGACACGACATCATCCGGTTCAACATACCCGGGGTCGGCCCTCACATTATTAGGCCGTTGAGCCCACTGTCTCCGCTCGTGGACCCTTCCGGTGTGACGATCAACGGATTCACACAATCTGGAGCCTCTCCCGGAAGCAATCCTCCGAGCTCGGCAATCCTTAAGATTGAGCTCGACGGAAGAAACCTGGGGCCGGGTCACGGGCTTCCTGTTCCCGGCTTCTTTATATTGTCCTCGAACAATGTAATTCAGGGAATAGTCATAGACAGCTTTGAAAACGACGGGATTCGGATACAGGCTGTGCAGGACACTGCTTCATTCAACTACATTTTCTGCAACTTCATTGGGACGGACCGGACGGGATCCGTCGCCCGGGGTAACGGTTATGATCAGGAAATGCCTTCTGCGGGAATAAACATATTGGTGAGGCCAGGGTCTGGTGAGATGTACGCGACGAAGAATATCATAGATGCCAATCTCATATCAGGTAACCATTGTGATGGTATCAGGATCTCAGGTTTCCCTCCGGGTGATATATTTTCAAACAGAATTCTCAACAACTATATCGGTACTGACATCAGTGGAAACACAGATCTAGGAAACAAGTACAGTGGTGTGTACATCGGCGAAGGAGCACACAATAATGTGGTACGTGGAAATCTCATCTCAGGAAATGAGTTTGAGGGTGTGTGTATTGTGGGAAATGCAAGTCTCGGGGTTCTCAGCCGTCAAAACGTCATTGAGGAGAACATCATCGGCTTGAGTGCTGCCTTTGCGCCACTGCCGAACGGTCGAGATGGGGTGAGTATTGGCGTGGAGGGCGCAACCGGGGAAATCGGCTGGGCAATTGCCAACGAAATTGGACCTAACAACGTTATCGCCTATAACGGTCGTAACGGAGTCCTGGTCTGGGAGCACCCGAACAGTCCGTCAAATGCAGACCAGAATCGGATTTCGGAAAACTCAATCTACGACAATGTAGGTTTAGGTATAGATTTGGGGGACAACGGCGTGACATTCAACGACCTCAAGGATCCTGATTCTGGCCCGAATGAAGAACTCAACTTCCCGGAAATAACGAGTATCACCTATGATGCTGGACTGGCGACAATCACCGGCACAGTGGACATTGACGTGGCCCCCTCACGGGCTGTCATAGAAGTCTTCAGGGCTTCTCCTGATCCAGCCAACCATGGGGAAGGAGACCTCTTTCTTGATTCCGCCGAACCTGACACAGGGGGAAACTGGACTGTCGTGGTCGCTGGATTAAGCTCCAGCGATTTCGTTACCACTACTGTCACTGACCTAAAACTGAACACTTCTGAGTTCTCTCGAGTCGAAGCCGTGGTTGGAGTGGAAGAACAAGGTTCCAGGTTGAATGTTGAACGTTCAACGTTTGAGCTGCTTCAGAACGAACCGAATCCGTTTCACAGTCGAACGGTGATCAGCTATTCTCTGCCGGTGGCTGGTGGTGTCACTCTCAGGGTCTATGACATTGCGGGCAGGCTGGTGGATACCATCGTGGATGGGGAACAGAAGGCTGGGGTCCACCGAGTCGAATGGTCTCCGAAGCAAGCATCCAGCGCAATATACTTCTACCGCCTGGAGGCTCGAAACCACTTCGAAATGAAAAAGATGATTTTGCTCAGGTAG
- a CDS encoding tetratricopeptide repeat protein yields MASRNIFSCPPLAGIAVLTIVTLLLASCIVQSDFDEGIALYRQNQLKEALPLFERAAKEDARNPDVHAYLAETLRRMKRIDEAVKTARKAIAMDPCHSFAHTVLAEAYCPRYGGWKNTNADTTWRHLLKAVECDSTDGNAWTIIWIEAMQRGNPALEKKALRSFITTGFLAPPLLAYNRWVLKGLPENSLLLTNGDMDTYPAVALQEFEKIRPDVAIVNLPLLNIPWYARMVRDRYAVPLPFTDKELDSVRPSKANSGRMVTVSKKIVAGWLDMQKAGKFPRPLAVAATVGDRDFTPDSRDRMKLSGPFYLCFPEKIDVPKDSTMLRISLESINPDDFAASFVGVGDRSPVRITHTDRVATNVTALALGYGYLLLESGRASEAYEWATWAEEFESKTKAGPVFAEQIKKLKESAKKKMK; encoded by the coding sequence ATGGCTAGCCGTAATATATTCTCTTGCCCGCCTCTGGCAGGCATCGCGGTTCTTACGATAGTGACCCTGTTGCTGGCAAGCTGTATTGTCCAGTCGGATTTTGACGAGGGCATTGCCTTATACCGTCAAAACCAACTGAAAGAAGCACTTCCTCTGTTTGAACGTGCTGCGAAAGAGGATGCCCGTAACCCGGATGTGCACGCGTATCTTGCAGAGACGCTTCGTCGCATGAAACGGATTGATGAAGCTGTGAAGACTGCCCGGAAGGCGATCGCTATGGATCCCTGTCACAGTTTTGCCCATACGGTTCTGGCGGAGGCTTATTGTCCCAGGTATGGCGGCTGGAAAAATACCAACGCAGACACGACCTGGCGTCACTTACTCAAGGCGGTGGAATGCGACTCAACAGACGGTAACGCCTGGACAATAATCTGGATAGAAGCAATGCAACGAGGGAACCCCGCCTTGGAAAAGAAAGCGCTGCGTTCGTTCATTACCACAGGATTTCTTGCTCCACCTCTTCTTGCCTACAACAGATGGGTACTGAAAGGACTTCCAGAAAACTCACTTTTGCTGACCAATGGTGATATGGACACCTATCCTGCAGTCGCACTCCAGGAGTTCGAAAAGATCCGACCTGACGTGGCTATTGTGAATCTCCCGCTTCTCAATATTCCGTGGTATGCGAGGATGGTGAGAGACCGCTATGCAGTACCACTTCCGTTTACAGACAAGGAACTGGATTCAGTCAGGCCTTCAAAAGCCAACAGCGGACGCATGGTCACGGTTTCCAAGAAGATTGTGGCAGGCTGGCTTGACATGCAGAAGGCAGGTAAGTTCCCACGACCGTTGGCCGTAGCAGCTACCGTGGGTGATCGAGACTTCACTCCTGACAGCCGAGACCGGATGAAACTGTCCGGACCGTTCTATCTTTGCTTCCCAGAGAAAATCGATGTGCCTAAGGATAGTACTATGCTGCGTATTAGCCTGGAGAGCATAAATCCAGACGATTTTGCTGCATCGTTTGTCGGTGTCGGGGATCGCAGTCCAGTGCGGATCACTCATACCGATCGCGTAGCCACTAATGTTACTGCCCTTGCACTGGGTTATGGTTATCTGCTACTCGAATCAGGACGGGCATCCGAAGCATACGAATGGGCAACGTGGGCTGAAGAGTTCGAGAGCAAAACCAAGGCTGGTCCTGTCTTCGCCGAGCAGATCAAAAAACTGAAGGAATCCGCGAAGAAGAAAATGAAGTAA